From one Anopheles cruzii chromosome 3, idAnoCruzAS_RS32_06, whole genome shotgun sequence genomic stretch:
- the LOC128275313 gene encoding transmembrane protein 17A-like, with protein MKVFVQFANINGIEKALSIMTLIVSIPLEVLRLYLGYTGNLMSTIPSFAGFLILSFLIQLPLQIYLLLATHTTKHTLAIVVQSITTATLVLQIVVGVPAMRKLSDFRRKQFQLQRWQYVEKHSKRSDSQQPAQTVVNE; from the exons ATGAA AGTTTTCGTACAGTTTGCCAACATAAATGGTATCGAAAAAGCCCTCTCCATCATGACGCTGATCGTGTCGATTCCGCTGGAAGTTCTGCGGCTTTACCTTGGCTACACGGGAAATTTGATGAGCACG ATACCCAGCTTTGCCGGATTTCTCATCCTTTCGTTTCTTATCCAACTGCCGTTGCAAATATACCTTCTGCTAGCGACACATACGACCAAGCACACGCTAGCGATTGTGGTGCAATCCATTACGACCGCCACGCTGGTGCTTCAGATTGTGGTCGGTGTTCCGGCAATGCGAAAGCTCTCCGACTTCCGCCGAAAACAGTTCCAGCTGCAGCGTTGGCAGTACGTGGAGAAGCACTCGAAACGATCTGACTCGCAGCAGCCAGCCCAAACTGTCGTGAATGAATGA